The segment GCAGAATCAGGAGCGACGTCGCCGTGTCCAGGGCGCGTTGCAAAGTCCGGTCGAGCAAAGGCGTGGGATCGGACGGTTGCCGGCCCGCTTTCTCCGCCTTGCGAGCCTGATAGTTATCCAACTCCGGGTTTCTCCCCGCGACAAGCGAAGCCTCGTTCATGTGCGGGCGCTCGATCTCAAAAATGAACGACGCGATACCCTCTTTTTCGCTCCGAGTGAGAATCTCGCGTTCCTCATTCAGATCAGCACTAACCGCAAGATCGGGCGCAACGCCATTTTGCAAAAAATCCCCCGGCAGCCCCGGCAGCACAATCCGGCCCACGGCGATTTCCAGATTCACCCGGTCATTTACGAGCAAGGAGGTAAACTCCAGCGCCTCACCCTTCGTTTTTTTCCCCACGATCAAGGCGTGCGCCTGCTGCCGCAACGCCGCGGCCACGACCTCCGCAGGACCGTTGGTATCCTCATTCACGAGAACGACGAGGATGCCGTTAAAGAGCGCCTCGCCTTGGCCAGCGAAGTTTTTTCCGGTGTTCGATCCGCTGCCGACGAGGCTGAAAAGACTCTTCCCGCCGCCGGTGAACAGCCCAATCGCCTGGGCCGCCTGCTCATAGCCAGCGCTGCCGCGGGTCGCCCGCAGATCGAGGATCGTCGCCGGTGTCTTCGGCGCTTTTCGCAGCGAATCTGCCAGTTGCGAGATGTTGTCTTCGGACAAATCGCCGAGCCGCGCATACAAGATCGAGCGCGGCAGGATTTCCTCCTTGAAGTTGACTCCGATGGCAATCTCACCAGACCCCTCGCGGGCGGTGAGACGGGCATTTCTGCCGAGCTTTTGCAGCACGCCTTGCAGTCGCGCGCGCTCGAGTTCCGCAGGGTCGATGCCGCCGGATTTGGAGATCAGGGAATTCAGTTTTTCCCAAGTGGATTTCACCTCGGCTGGCGTGAGTTGGTCGATCACGGGCCGGATATCCTCCGCAGCCAGCCAGCCGGTGAGACCCAGAAAAAGGAGCGAAAAAAGGAGTTTCATGGCAATGCAACCCGGTTGCAGGGGCAGTTTAGATCGACTTCAACCCGATGTCTTGACGGTAAAATTGTCCGTCGAAATGGATTTTCGCCACCGCCTGATACGCCTTTTCGCGGGCTGATTTTACATCCGCCGCAAGCGCCGTAACTCCCAGAACGCGTCCGCCGGAGGTGACCACCGTCTCGCCCGCACGCTGGGTTCCCGCGTGAAAAACGAGCGCGCCACTGGCCTCCGCATCGGCGATCCCACTGATCGGCAATCCTTTTGGATAATTTCCCGGATAGCCGCCCGAGGCCATCACCACGCAAACGGCGGCGCGGGAATCCCAGTCGAGTTCCATTTCATTCAGGCGACCGTCGATGGTGGCTTCCAGCAGATCGACGAGATCGGACTGCAAGCGCGGCAGCAAGACCTGCGTCTCCGGGTCGCCGAAACGACAGTTAAACTCCAGCACTTTCGGTCCGTCTGCCGTGATCATCAGCCCCGGAAAAAGCATTCCTTTAAACTCGATTCCGTCGGCCTGAATGCCCGCGATGAAGCGATCCATCACCTCGCGCCGCACGCGTTCCTGCATCGCCGCGTCCAGGATCGGCACCGGACTGCACGTTCCCATGCCGCCGGTATTCGGGCCAGCGTCGCCATCGAAGGCGCGCTTGTGATCCTGCGCCCCCGGAAACAAGAGATACGATTTTCCATCCACCAGCGCGTGAATCGAGCATTCCTCGCCCGTTAGAAATTCCTCGATCACCACCGAAGCGCCGGATTCGCCAAACTCCCGCAGCTCCATCATTCGATGAATCGCGTCCTCTGTTTCCGCCGCTGTCTGCGCAATAATGACACCCTTGCCGAGCGCCAGACCGTCGGCCTTGATCACGACTGGAAGGCCCAGTTGCGAGGCAAATGACCGCGCCGCCGCCGGATCGGTGAATTGACCGGACCGCGCCGTCGGGATGCCATGACGCTCCATAAATTCTTTGGCAAAAATTTTCGAAGATTCCAGACGCGCAGCGGCCTGCCGCGGCCCGAATACTCTTAACCCCGCCTCTATAAAAAGGTCCACGATGCCCCCAGCCAATGCATCATCTGGTCCGACTACCGTCAAATCCACCCCCTCAGAAACCGCGTAATCCCGCAACTTTATCAAATCTGATACACTTATATGCGAATTATTTGCCGTCCCACCATTTCCTGGCAGACAAATCACCTCAGTTACACGTGGTGATTGTTTTATTTTCCATGCGAGCGCGTGCTCACGTCCGCCTCCTCCTACGATTAGTATTTTCACTCGGCAAAACCGTATTTGCGGCATCCGAAAAGCCAAGCCCGAAGCGAGTTTCTTTCAAAAGAAAACAGCCCGCCGCCCTCTCCTGTGCCACATTGGGCACCCCCTCTGCTAAAGAAAGAAGTGACTATGGACCTCTATGAAGCAAAATCCGACCGCGGCCTCGAAAGGCGTGTGGATGAAGGGGATTTGAGGAATCTGTATCGCGCCGGGTATCTGCACCTCGACTCGCAGGTCCGCCGCTCCGGTTCACCCAACTGGTTCCGGGTCGATGAGATGTTTCCTAATTTTTCGCGCATTCCCTCGGGGAAAAAATACAGCGCCAATTTCAAGGCCAAGGCTCCAGGGACGAACATGCGCAAGGCCGTCGGCATCATCCTGCTCATCCTCATCGTCGCCGTTTTGCTGGCGCGCTTTTCCCAGAAAATCTCCACGCAGCAGATGTACTCCGCCCCGCTTCAGGATTCGTCGCGCTGAGGAAAGTGATTCAGCGCCATCAGAGTCGAGTTCCAGCGAAATGACTGGCGGATCGCGCTGGTGATGTAGCTTTTGGCGACTTCCACCGCCTGCGGAAGTTCTTGGCCCAAGGCGAGTTGCGCGGTAATGGCCGCCGAATACGTGCAGCCCGTTCCGTGGGTCGTCACACCCTCGACAAACGGCGCCTCGTAGCGCCAGACCTCGTTTCCGCTGATCAGCAAATCGACCGCTGAGCCGCCGGGCAGATGGCCGCCTTTCATCAGGATCGCGGTGCCAAACTCGGCGCTGAGCGCTTTTCCCGCGAGTTCCATTTGATTCACGCTGGTGATTTTTCCCTGACCCCAGAGAACGGTGGCTTCGTCCAGATTCGGGGTGATCAGCGTCGCCCTCGGCAGCAGTTTTGTGCGATACGCCTCGACCGCCGACGCCTGCAACAACGTGTCGCCCGAAGTCGCGACCATCACCGGATCGACCACGAGTGGAATGGAACTCGACTGCAACGCGGCGACGACGGCCTCGATGATTTCCGTCGAAAAGAGCATCCCGGTTTTCAGCGCGGTGACCGGGAAATGTTCCAAGCTGAGGGCGATTTGCTCGGCGACGATCCGAGTTTCAATCGATTGGATCGCCGTCACGCGACCCGGCACTTCGGCGACCACGCAGGTCACGGCGGTGAGCCCGTAAACGCCGAAATGGGAAAACGTCTTCAAGTCCGCCTGAATGCCCGCCCCGGCGGAATTATCCGAGCCGGCAATAGTCAGCGCGACCGGCGTCATGGGAAACTCCTCGCCTCCGTGACGACGAAATCCATTCGCCGGTCGTGGAGTTCCATCGGGATCTGCGGAACGATTTGAAAGTCGAAGCAGACGCCCACCGTGACCACTGCCGGATGCGCCGCGAGCCAGCGGTCGTAGAAGCCTTTGCCGCGCCCGAGGCGACTTCCATTGGGTTCAAAGGCCATTCCCGGAACCAGCACCAGATCGGGCACGCGCGGTTCGTCACCGGTCGGCTCGTGCAGGTTCCAGGCGCCGGGTTGCAGATCCGAATGCGACTCGACCACGAGGAAATGCAGATCATCGCCCGCCACTTTCGGGTAAAGAAACGTCTTCCCGCCGCAATGCAGATCGGACCACAGGATCGTGGTTTCCATCTCGTCGGAGCGGCCCGCGAAAAGCCCGATGACCTCCGCTTTTTGCCACGCAGCGAGCGCGCTCAGCCGGGCGGCGAGGGCATGCGAGGCGGCGATCCGGTGATCGGAATCAAACTCGCCCAGCGTGCGGCGCATCGTCTGGCGCAGGAGCGATTTCGTCATCTGCCGGTAAACTAATTGCGCGGGCGGCGTTTGCGAATATCCTTTTCGCCTGTCCCGGCAATGAACGAATTTCCGTCTCCTGGCTCCTCCGATTCCACCCCCAAACGCAAGGTGGGCCTGCGTCCCGGCAAAGGCTGGAACAAGCGCAATTTCCTCACGGAAGTCTTTCTGCCGACGCTCCTCTCGAAGCGCGAGGGAATGCCCGAAACGGTGATCTTTCCGGCGCTGCGGGAGAATGAAATCGGCATCACCTGGATCGGGCACGCGTCGTTTCTCATTCAGACCGCCGGGGTGAACATCCTGATCGATCCGAACTGGGCGAGCTGGCTGAAAGTCGTCAAGCGGATCAAGCATCCGGGCGTCCATTTGCACGATTTGCCGGACATCGATCTCGTCCTCGTCACGCACGCCCACTTCGATCATCTCGACCGGAAAAGTCTCCGCGCCGTGGCGGCGGATCAGCCCATCGTGGTGCCGTTTGAGGTGGGAAACCTGGTGCACGACCTGGGTTTCAACCGGGTGCACGAGCTGCATTATTGGGAAACGATGACCCACGGGCCGCTGGAAATTTCCCTGACGCCGTGCCATCACTGGGGCGCGCGAATGCTCCACGACTCGCATCGCGGCTTTGGCGGGTTTCACATCAAAATTGGCGACCGGAGCATCTTCCACTGCGGCGACACCGCGTATTTCGATGGGTTTGCGGAGATCGGCGAGCGGTGTCCCATCGAGATCGCGCTGCTGCCGATCGGGGCCTACGACCCGCCGAGCGGGCGCGAGGTCCACATGAATCCCGAGGAGGCCGTGAAGGCGTTTCAAGAACTCGGCGCGCGGACTTTGATCCCGATGCACTACGGGAGTTTTCGGCTGAGTTACGAGCCCGTGCACGAGCCACCGGAGCGCCTGCTGCAAGAGGCGAGTCGCATGGGGATCGCAGAGAAAATCTGCATCATGCGCGAAGGCCAGCCGATGGTGTTTTAGGCGTCACGCCCCTTCTCGCGTCACCCCCGCCGGTGGACACGTCGTCCGCGAAAAATTCTCCATCGGCGACTACGACCACATCGCCCTGGTCACCGACCCCGATGGCAACATGTTCGGCTGCACTCGATGGAATAGGTTCGCAGCCTCTGTGACTCGTCATTTAGTTTGCTCCCATGCGCTACTTGATGAACCAAAAACTCTTCTGCCTCGGCGACGACTTCACCATTCGCAACGAGGCGGGCGAGGACGTCTATCTCGTCGATGGCAAAGCCTTTAGCTTCGGCGACAAACTCTCTTTCCTCGATATGGCCGGTCGCGAACTCGCCTTCATCCGCCAAAAACTCTTCGCCTGGGGACCCACCTACGAGATCCACCGCGACGGCGAGTTAGTAGCCGTGGTGAAGAAAGAAATCTTCACCCTCTTCCGCTGCCGTTTCACCGTCGACGTGGAAGGCCCCGATGACTTGGAAGCACAAGGCGACTTCATGGATCACGACTACACCTTTAGCTGCGGATCGCGACCAGTCGCGGAAGTCTCCAAGAAATGGTTTGCCCTGCGCGACAGCTACGGCGTCGAGATCGCCGACGACGCAGACGCCGTCCTCATCCTAGCTAGCACCGTCGTCATCGACATGGTGTGCCACGGAGATCAGAAGAGGCGTTAGACGTCTATTAAGCTGCGCTACTATCGTATATAAGTGCTCCATTTTTCTGGTTCCCAAGTTGCACTGCGTCCGATCGTATCTAACACCACTCATCGCGGTTTAACATCGAGAAAACTTTTAATCACTGCACACGCGCAAGTGCCTTCCAAGAGCGCCAGTTGGACACAATGAACTATTCCGGCATCGAGCTGCGGGGAATACGGCAGCTGAGTCGTTAGCTCAAACATCAGGGTGATGGGTTGACGGCCGTTGATTCATTGAACGAAGAAGAACTTCTTCGTGCTTCATCTCGGGCTGATTGATTATCTCCAGATAACTCTGTTACTACAAGCTTTTCTGAAACACCTTCATCATCCTTAGGCTCCACTTCGATTACAAAAGCTTCTCCATATATAGCTCTAAAGGCGTTCTGAAACTGATCTGTCTTGCGAAATTCATTAAATAAAGGCCATGTCTCATATCCCACACGAGTCACTCCTTTCGCATTGGCCCCCAGCTCCCTCATAACCTTCTCAGCATCATCAAATCTATCTGTAAGAACCGCTACAGCTAACTTGAAGTTATCAGAACAATCAGACCAATCCTGATCAGTAATTAGCTTCTCTACCTTCTCAGGAACGCCGCCCCATTTATACGCTATCGCCAAGTTTATTATAAACACTCGCTTGGTAACGTTAGAGTGGTGCTTCTTAATGGTTTGGCTGGCGAATTTTGATAAGCACGCTGCAAGGCGATACTGCTGTTCTTTTAGTAGATTAAAAGTGGTATCAATCAGAGCATCATCTGCCTTTTCGAGATCTGAAGGAGCGAATTTGCGCCATAAAACTTGGCTCAGCTTTACTCCAATCTCGAACAAACAAATAAAGGCCAATGTAAAATACTTTGCGGACACATTCAACCTATCACCAATAGCGATTTCAGTAATATCAACTTTGTTGGCTCTGCACACTTCAACATATTGTCTCGAAACTACTCCGTCAGTGTGGACAAACAGATTTCTTCTTTCAGTCATCTCTAAAAAGATCGGCCAAGCTTGCAAATCTTTGCGCAGCACAATGTCGAGGCGCTTTTCCATCCAGTCGAATTGCTTGTTATGACTTTCGCGAATAACAGATTCTACTTCTTTCTCGACTAGATATTCCCGTGCATTTTGGATATCTCCCAGCTTAACCAGCTCCTCAAATGTTAATGACCGTTGGGATGCATTCAACATTTCTGGTTTTAGGTAGAAGACCGCTTTAAGTAGATCTCCCAAAAAGGCATCATAGCAACTTACCATGGCGACCAAAAAGGCTTTGGGTGTCTGATGATACGCGGCATTTAAGTTATCTCGTTTGCGATCCAGTAGCTCGAATGTAGCCACTTTGCGCATAGGAATTGTATATGTTGTTTTCTTTTCTCCTACAGCTTCCTGCACGCCACTTTTCGATACGAAATTTTTGAACGTCTCAGACGCACGGTCTGTTTCCTCGGAAATGAGCGGCATGACAATTTCCATTGCCTGCTTGATTCCTTGCAATTTGGAAACGTACCGTTCGAGAGCAGTTGCAATTTTCTGCGAGGGTTCTGGTTCATCATCGGGAGCATTTTCCGGTAACTTTGTTTCCATAAAATTAGAGGTGATCTTGCGTAGATAAATAACCACTCAATCCACCAAAGGTCGGTCGGGCTGCAAGCCAAACGCGGTGCGTTGGGCGGCATTGATGGGGTCGCGGTGGGTGTAGACTTGGTCGGCGGTGCCTTGCAGGTCGCGTCTTAGGGGGTTGAGCACTTCGAGGATTTCTTTCTTGAGCAAGGCCAGGAGGGCGACGGCTTGGGTTTCGGCGTCGCCTTGGGCCCAGTTCGCTCCCTGATAGGTGATGCGCAGGGTGTCGAGGGTGGTGATTTCGGCGGGGAGCACGCCTTTCAGTTTATCCTTGGGCGCGGTGCCGCCGGGGCCGGCGCTGAGTTGGCCAAAGGCGTAGGCGGCGAGGTCGAGGAGTTCCTGGGTGCTGTGGCTGGAGATGGCTTCGCCGATGCCGTAGGCTTTGCGCTCGGCGCTGCCGCTGGCGTGGGTGCGGCGAGCGCCTTTCAAGATGGGGTCGAGGGCGTGAACGATGGCTTTGCGGGCGGTGTCCTCTTCGGCGGTGCGGGTGAGTTTGCCGGTGCGGAGTTCTTTGATGCGGGCTTTGTAGCCGGTGCAGACGCCGAGCGAGGCGGTGAGGAGGGTTTGGTCGGCGGCGCTCCACTCGCGGATGTCGAGGGCGGCGGCGATGTCGGTCTTGGCGGCTTCCTGCCGGCAGTCGTCGGCGAGGGTGATGTCGTCTTCGAGGCTTTGGCTGATGAATCCGCGTGGGCCGCGGGTGGTGGCTGGAGTGGGCGCTGGCGTTGGAGTTGGTTCGGACATAATGGATGTGTGTTGGTTTGGTGTTGTTGAGTGGAGTGGTTGGAGCGGTTTGGACAGGAGTTAGGCGGAAATGAGGTGAATTAGTCTTCCATCGACGAGAATTAGGCCGAATCGACTCGGTTTAGCGTTCCAGCGACGATAGTTATGGCTCCAACGACGGTTACTATCGCTCCAGCGATGGGCGTTATTGTTGCAGTGACGAGTGTTAGGGTTCCGGCGACGACGGTTATGGATCCAGCGACTGGGAATAGCGCGGCATCGGCTCGGCTGGAAAGGGAAGCGGGTCGCGTCGGGCGGGAAGCGAGTTCCGTTGGACTGGTGGCGAGTCGTCTCAAACTGGCTGCCGCCAGCGTCGTCCAGAGTCGGTGAGCCGCGCCCAATCTGCGGTGTCGCAGGATGAGTGAAGTCCGGCACGACAACGACGCAGGCGCTTCCATTCGCTCGCGAGTGGAGGGTTTTGCAGAGGAATGGTCAAGGAACAAAGACCATTTCCCCAAAAATAAATCAAAAACCCGGCGCTTCCCTCGTTCCCAAACTCCGGTTTGGGAATGCACTTGCTCGGGAAACTCTTGTTTCCCTGTCTGAATCGCCAAAACGAAACAGAGTTTCGGGCACAAGGCATTCCCAAACCGAGTTTGGGAACGAGGGGGAAAACGCTGCGAGCACTTGGGAACGGGATTGTCCCGGCAGTGGCACTGCCTCTGAGGTCTCGCTCCAAGCGGGAAGGCAGCCAAGCTGCGGGAACAAGGGCGTTACCAAGTGCAACTGGGTAACGAAGGGGGAAGGAAAGTCTCTATTTTGGGACGGGCGGCTGAACTACCACCATCGCGTCGTCCTGCTCTGCACCAGCGGCAACGATTCCGCAGCCACGCTCACGCTGCCTGCAGACTGCATTGTCCTGCGAGTTGGCGGCGAGGAATTGGATCGCTGGGAGGCGACCGCCGCGCCCGACCACATAGCACTGCAACTCGACTGGAAGAAGCCCGGCGTGCGCCAGCGGATTCTCTTTGTTGATGTGGCGCGTTCGCAACCTAACATCACGTCGAACTGGCCGCTGATTTCACCCCAAGTCGGCCCGGCGCAACCGGAAGTCTGGCAGCTAACCATTCCAGCCGGATTGCGCTCGACGGTTCCGGCGGAACATCCGCTGGCCGCGTCGCTCTCCACCTGGATGCAGGGGAAATTAGGAGAAAATGACGCCCCGGTTTTCCAAGCTTTGGCGGGCGCTACCATCCCGGTGATTCCATTGAAAACCGTCGCGCTGGCTGAGGCGAGGATCGAGTCGGCAAAGTTCTCCAGCGAGCTCGCCGCCGGTGGTGGAATGCTCACCGACGCGAGCCTGGAAATTGCCGCGACAGAGAAGACGACGGTCGATCTGCAATTTGAAAAAGACACGCGCATTATTTCCTGCCGCGTCGCCGGGGAACGTCAAAATCCCGTGGATCTGGGTGAGGGTCGAATCCAACTCAGCCTGCCTGCTAACAAGGGTCGCATTGCGGTGGAACTCACTTTTTCTCAACAGCTTCCCGCGTTTGATCCGGCCAGCGGTCAGGTGCGACTAACCATGCCGCAGACGCCGCTGCTAACCAAAGTCGCGAGCTGGGCCATTCGCCTGCCGGACGGACTTTCCCTGAGCGCCTTTGATGGCAGCGTGGCCGCCGACGCCACGGGAGGAACTGGAGGGCTGCGTTTCCGGCAGGAACTCTATCGCGACACTGCGCCACTGGCCGTTCTCTTCTACCAAAAGAAAATCAAATGAAGCTGACTAACATCGAACTCCGACTCGCCAAACTCCTCACCTCCAAACGCAAGAAAACCACCACCCGCAAAACTAACTAACATGAGCATCAAACAACTTCTCACCATCGTCATCATTTTCCTTTGCACCTGCATCGCTTGGGTGATCCTGGGCACCAGTCTTTCCATGCGATCCGAGTGGTCGTCCTCCGTTTTGCGCGGCCAGGTCGCGAACCAATGGGGCGGCGCGCTGCAGCAGGTGCATCCCGAGATTTTTATCGAGGCGCCGGACGCCACGGGCGGGAAACGTTTTTTCTCGCCAGCGGAGTCGCATGTGACTGTGAATCTCGACAACGATCCGAAGCGCAAGGGGTTGCTCTGGAATCGCACTTACAATGTCGATTTCAAAGGCGAGTATCGGCTGGAGAACACGAGCCCGATCGACCAGACGATGTTTGTCGTTTTCAAGTTTCCCGCGAGTGACGCGGGTTATGAAAACTTTGCCTTCGTGATCGATGGTCGGCCCAGCACGCAAAATCCTAAGCGCGGCGAACCGCTCACCGAATCGGTCCGTGTGCCTGCTGGAAAATCGGCGAAACTCCTCATCGCCTACCGCACGCGCGGGCTGGATTCGTGGGGTTACTCGTTTGGTGATGCGACGCGCATTCGGAATTTCGAGATGCGGATGAGCACGGATTTTCGCGACTATAATTTCCCCGTGGGTACGAGTTCGCCGACGGCGCGGACGGACACGGCGAAGGGCTGCGATTTCACCTGGAGCTACCCGGATGTGATCGGCGCGCAGGCCATCGGAGTGGAAGTCCCGGTGAAGTTGAACCCCGGCCCGGTGGCGGCGAGGATTACGTTTTTTGCGCCAGTGTCGCTGCTCTTTTTCTTCGCGGTCGTTGTGCTCTGGTCGCTGGTCTCGCGGACGGCGATGCACCCGATGCACTTCTTTTTTCTGGCGGCGGGTTACTTCGCTTTCCAGTTGCTCTTCGCCTATCTGGTGGACCTGATTCCACTTTTGGCCGCCTTCATCGTGGCGGCGGCGGTGTCGCTCGGGCTGGTCGGCGGCTACCTGCGGCTGGCCTTTGGCTGGGCGTTTACGAAATGGGTCGTGGTCGCGCAACTGGCTTACATGGTGCTCTTTAGCGCGAGCTTCTTCTTCGACGGACTCACGGGATTGACGGTCACTCTGGGCTCCATCGCGACGCTGGCCATTCTGATGGTGACCACGGCGAAGATCGACTGGACGACCCGGTTTCAGAAGAAAACTGCCACTCCCCTCACCCCGGTCGCTGCCTCATGAGGACGCTCCCCGACTCCGCCCGGCGCAAAAAAGTGGCTTCCCGCTTTTCCGTTTGCCGGTTACTTTGTCCGTCCTATGCGACTGCTGGATCGTTACATTCTCAAGAGCTTTTTTCTGCCATTTCTCTACTGCTTCCTCGGCATTGCGGCGATCTGGCTCATCCTCGACATGGGCGACAAACTCCCGAGCTTGATCGACGCCCACGCCTCCATCAAAGAAATCCTCCGGTTCTATCGCATCCAGCTTCCGCAGATCGTCGTCTTTTGCCTGCCGATCGCACTCCTGCTGGCCACGCTCTACTCGCTCAGTCGGTTGTCGCGGAGCAACGAGATCGTTTCCATGGTCACGGCCGGCATCAGCATCGTGCGCATTCTCGTGCCGATCTTCGTTTTCGGCCTCATCGCAACCGGAGTTACATTGGTCTTAAATTACCAGCTCGCGCCCGAATCGGAGACCGTTCGCAAGGATTATTTCGACGAATTGACCCAGAACCGCAAGAAGTCCAACGACCTTTACGCCGTGCTTTTCCGCAACCG is part of the Chthoniobacterales bacterium genome and harbors:
- a CDS encoding S41 family peptidase, coding for MKLLFSLLFLGLTGWLAAEDIRPVIDQLTPAEVKSTWEKLNSLISKSGGIDPAELERARLQGVLQKLGRNARLTAREGSGEIAIGVNFKEEILPRSILYARLGDLSEDNISQLADSLRKAPKTPATILDLRATRGSAGYEQAAQAIGLFTGGGKSLFSLVGSGSNTGKNFAGQGEALFNGILVVLVNEDTNGPAEVVAAALRQQAHALIVGKKTKGEALEFTSLLVNDRVNLEIAVGRIVLPGLPGDFLQNGVAPDLAVSADLNEEREILTRSEKEGIASFIFEIERPHMNEASLVAGRNPELDNYQARKAEKAGRQPSDPTPLLDRTLQRALDTATSLLILREPGRTDS
- the purD gene encoding phosphoribosylamine--glycine ligase; translated protein: MPQIRFCRVKILIVGGGGREHALAWKIKQSPRVTEVICLPGNGGTANNSHISVSDLIKLRDYAVSEGVDLTVVGPDDALAGGIVDLFIEAGLRVFGPRQAAARLESSKIFAKEFMERHGIPTARSGQFTDPAAARSFASQLGLPVVIKADGLALGKGVIIAQTAAETEDAIHRMMELREFGESGASVVIEEFLTGEECSIHALVDGKSYLLFPGAQDHKRAFDGDAGPNTGGMGTCSPVPILDAAMQERVRREVMDRFIAGIQADGIEFKGMLFPGLMITADGPKVLEFNCRFGDPETQVLLPRLQSDLVDLLEATIDGRLNEMELDWDSRAAVCVVMASGGYPGNYPKGLPISGIADAEASGALVFHAGTQRAGETVVTSGGRVLGVTALAADVKSAREKAYQAVAKIHFDGQFYRQDIGLKSI
- the thiD gene encoding bifunctional hydroxymethylpyrimidine kinase/phosphomethylpyrimidine kinase, with protein sequence MTPVALTIAGSDNSAGAGIQADLKTFSHFGVYGLTAVTCVVAEVPGRVTAIQSIETRIVAEQIALSLEHFPVTALKTGMLFSTEIIEAVVAALQSSSIPLVVDPVMVATSGDTLLQASAVEAYRTKLLPRATLITPNLDEATVLWGQGKITSVNQMELAGKALSAEFGTAILMKGGHLPGGSAVDLLISGNEVWRYEAPFVEGVTTHGTGCTYSAAITAQLALGQELPQAVEVAKSYITSAIRQSFRWNSTLMALNHFPQRDES
- a CDS encoding 5-formyltetrahydrofolate cyclo-ligase, which translates into the protein MTKSLLRQTMRRTLGEFDSDHRIAASHALAARLSALAAWQKAEVIGLFAGRSDEMETTILWSDLHCGGKTFLYPKVAGDDLHFLVVESHSDLQPGAWNLHEPTGDEPRVPDLVLVPGMAFEPNGSRLGRGKGFYDRWLAAHPAVVTVGVCFDFQIVPQIPMELHDRRMDFVVTEARSFP
- a CDS encoding MBL fold metallo-hydrolase produces the protein MNEFPSPGSSDSTPKRKVGLRPGKGWNKRNFLTEVFLPTLLSKREGMPETVIFPALRENEIGITWIGHASFLIQTAGVNILIDPNWASWLKVVKRIKHPGVHLHDLPDIDLVLVTHAHFDHLDRKSLRAVAADQPIVVPFEVGNLVHDLGFNRVHELHYWETMTHGPLEISLTPCHHWGARMLHDSHRGFGGFHIKIGDRSIFHCGDTAYFDGFAEIGERCPIEIALLPIGAYDPPSGREVHMNPEEAVKAFQELGARTLIPMHYGSFRLSYEPVHEPPERLLQEASRMGIAEKICIMREGQPMVF
- a CDS encoding LURP-one-related family protein — its product is MRYLMNQKLFCLGDDFTIRNEAGEDVYLVDGKAFSFGDKLSFLDMAGRELAFIRQKLFAWGPTYEIHRDGELVAVVKKEIFTLFRCRFTVDVEGPDDLEAQGDFMDHDYTFSCGSRPVAEVSKKWFALRDSYGVEIADDADAVLILASTVVIDMVCHGDQKRR
- a CDS encoding inner membrane CreD family protein, yielding MSIKQLLTIVIIFLCTCIAWVILGTSLSMRSEWSSSVLRGQVANQWGGALQQVHPEIFIEAPDATGGKRFFSPAESHVTVNLDNDPKRKGLLWNRTYNVDFKGEYRLENTSPIDQTMFVVFKFPASDAGYENFAFVIDGRPSTQNPKRGEPLTESVRVPAGKSAKLLIAYRTRGLDSWGYSFGDATRIRNFEMRMSTDFRDYNFPVGTSSPTARTDTAKGCDFTWSYPDVIGAQAIGVEVPVKLNPGPVAARITFFAPVSLLFFFAVVVLWSLVSRTAMHPMHFFFLAAGYFAFQLLFAYLVDLIPLLAAFIVAAAVSLGLVGGYLRLAFGWAFTKWVVVAQLAYMVLFSASFFFDGLTGLTVTLGSIATLAILMVTTAKIDWTTRFQKKTATPLTPVAAS